Within the Natrinema pellirubrum DSM 15624 genome, the region ACACACCCTACTATCGATAGCACGGTTGGATATTCCACTGTTCCCAACCCGAACTTTTACTTACGAATCAACTATAACCTGTTATAGAGCGTTCCAAATGCTGGAAGTCCACCGAACCCACCAAGCGAAAATCCTCAACCACGGTCAGGTAGAGGAGTCGCTTGACAGGCACGGCTGGTCAGCCAGCAAGCTCTGGAACGTCGCTAACTACTACTCCCGCGAAGTATGGGATGAAACGGGTGAAATCCCCGATCACGGAGACCTCAAAGACGAGTTGAAGACCCACAACAAGTACAAAGGACTACACAGTCAGTCCAGTCAGCGCGTTCTGGAGGAACTCGCTGAATCCTTCAACTCGTGGTACGGCTCCGAAGACGACAGGGACAACCCACCCGGCTACCGCAAAGAAAACTACTACGACCAACAGGGTCGTCGCGTCCACGAAGAACACCCGCGTAGCACGGTGACGTGGAAACAGAAAGGCATCCGTCACGACTCAAAGAACGATCGGGTTCGCCTCTCAAAAGGTCGAAATCACAAAGAGTACCCCCGAGCGAGAGAGTACATCCTCGTTGAGTACGAAACCGCACCCGGCGTCACCGTCGAAAATCTACAACAGGTTCGCGCCGTCTACGACAACTCAAACGGGCACTGGGAACTACACCTCGTCTGTAAAGACGAAGTTGAGACTCCTGACGCTCCCGGCACCGAGACGGCAGGTATCGACCTCGGTATCTGTAACTTCGCTACCGTTGCGTACAGTACCGAGGAAGCCGACCTCTACCCCGGCAACCGGCTGAAACAGGACGGCTACTACTTCCCAAAAGAGATCGCCAAGTGCGACGATTCGGGTGGCGAAGAAGCCACCCGTCTACACGCGAAATGGTCGGAGCGGCGCACTCACTTCTTCCACAGTCTCGCCAAACATATCGTTCAGCGGTGTGTTGAAAAACAAGTTGGTCGTATCAACGTGGGGGACTTGGAGGGTATCCGAGAGGACGAAGATGGTGGCTCAAAGAACTGGGGTCGGCACGGAAACCTCGACTTGCACGGGTGGGCGTTCGACCGCTTCACGGACCTTCTCGAATACAAGGCGAAGGTCGAGGGTATCGAGGTTGTGGAAGTATCTGAGCGTGACACGAGCAAGACGTGTTGTATGTGTGGGAGAGAAAACGAGAGTCAGCGTGTTGAACGTGGTCTGTACGTCTGCGAGGAGTGTGATGCGGCGTTCAACGCTGACGTGAATGGGGCGGAGAACATCCGTCTCGACATGAACGAAAGTAACTCCGAGTCTTCGGCCAGTTTGGACGGGGATAGGAGTACCGGCTGGTTGGCACAGCCCGGAGTCTACCTGTATGACTTGTCCAGCGGATTCCAACCGCAGGATCAAGTGGTAGACTGCAAACCCTAATATCCCAATCCAGCGGCGCGGTGTCGTGGGATTCCCGCGTCTTCAGGCGCGGGAGGATGTCAAGTATGACCGAGGTCCTCGACTATCTCGACGACATTCTCGAAGCCGTCGAGAAGATCGAGCGCTTCACGGAGGGAATGGACTACGCGGAGTTCGTCGAGGACTCGACGACTGTCGACTCCCTCCTTCGGAACTTCGAGGTGATCGATGAGGCAGCGAAGAACGTTCCGGAGTCCGACCTCGGCGTGATCGTCGAGCAAGCCGTGACCGCGTACCAGCGCGCCGTCGACGGCGGGTGGTGAGTTGTCGTTCGGGGTTCACCACTCACGTGTGTACAAAAAGAAATGGTCATATCTGAGTTCTCGTGCTACGCACTCGCGGAGGCGCTATCGGCGTCGTCGCGATCGATAAGCGGGTAGTCGATGTGAACCTCGATCCGATCGAACGGGACAACGGGCTGGATCGCGCCGCTGGGCCCGCCCGCTTCGAGAGTGAGGATACCCAGCACTTCGAGCTGCTTCAGGTCCGAGTGGACATCAGACACATCGCGATCGACGAGACGGGCCGCCTCGCGCATACTCTCAGGAGTCTCCTCCGCGATCGCCCGGATGAGCTCGAGGCGGAGTGGGGTAAGACTGTCAACGAAGTCGTCGTAGGTTCCGAACTGGAGCGTCGCTTTTCCATCCTGGCTGTCGAGGTCGTCAGCGTCGCTGTCCTGGACGAACTGGAGCGTGTCTTGGCGAAGCTGTTCTCGGTCGCCGACGGTGATCTGGAGCGTGGTCATAGTCAGGATGTCGGTTGGTCGGGTGGTGTTCGATCAGTGTGGTCGGGGCGGGTTGCCGCCGACGGCCTCCCAGTACTCGTCCGCGCTCGCCCAGAACTCGACGAGCCGGTCTTCCATCCCGGGAAATTCGACGTCGTCTCTGTCACCGGCCGCGGTGTGGTGCTCGTGGCCCTTCGTGTCCTCGTGCGAGTTGTCATACCGGACGAGCGTGAGGTCATCGAGTGTGCCCAAGTGGAGCGTGTACTTCCAGCCTGAGGGGTATGTCTCGGTGTCATCAGTCGGCCGAAGCACGACGTTCTCGACCAGGCCGGCCTCGACGTGCGTGTACTGGAAGAGCGGCTCTTGCGGCATTCCCTACGTGTTGGGATAGCGGCCAACACTATAAGTGTTGGGCGAGGCTCCAACAGACCTCGAAAAGCACCCGATAGCGTGACTATTGTTGAGTCAATTGGGGGTCTCGTTGACCGTGATTGATGCTGGAATGATTGAGGAATCAGCCGCAGACGAGCGACTGTCGGCGGGGATCGATGATACCGACGAAATTGCGGCCGAACAAGGAAGCGCGAGTGCCGACGTCGTCCTGCAGAATTATCTCTCAGATTCCCGGGCCCGCACGCTCTGCCGGAAGTATATGCGCGATCAGCTGGCTGCTGCATTCGAACCAAGCGAAGAGTGATACTTGGACGCCTCCGACTTCGGTTGCAACCTAATCGTTATTATACAGTATACGAATTATGTATTGTACGTCGAAAGCGACGGGGGACCTCGAATGCGCCGTTAATGGCCTTATCTCAGTGGCACAGCTACTCGAAGAGCCACGGCTCGCTCGCCTCTACACGTATATTCTCCGTCAACCACCTCGGGGTCAAGCCCCGAGGCTTGTCAGTGGACTCCCGTTCTAACCGAGTAGTTCGGTAGGCGTGTAGTCGCCGTTCACGCTCAACGTCCCTGACTTGAGGGCCAGTTGACTGGTGGCCCATCCACCGCGAGACTTCTGCCCGCGATGGATATACCCGCAGTACCGATTTGCGATGTTCTTCGCGGCATTATAATCCGCGTTCACTTCGTACCCACATGATTGGCACTCAAACGCCTTGTCGTCACGATTGTCCTCGTGGGTAAACCCACAGTGCGAGCAACGCTGACTCGTGTACGCCGGATTCACGGTATCCACGAACAACTCCGTAGACTCGACCTTGTACTCGACGAGTTCCACGAACTTCGCGTAGGCCCACTGCTGGAACTTCGACCCGTTCGCAATGTTCTCGCGGATGTGGTCAAGGGTCTCGAAAATGATGCCGTCCACGTCCGCGTCTTGGGCTTCCGTGATGAGGTCGTTGGCGCGGTTGTGGAGCCAGTCCAATGACCAATCCGAGAGCCGACTGCCGATGGACTGCATCGTGAGGTGAGCCGACCGTGTACCCGTCTGTTGCAGTTTGGCGCGGCGTTGTTCGTACTGGTTGCGCTTGTGGGTGAGGGAGTCCGCACTGCCGATGAACTCGCCTGTGGAGGTGACAGCGAACGCGCCAGTCACGTTCAGGTCAACACCGAGAACCACTCCGTTCTCGGCACCCTCACTACGTGACTCGCTTTCTTGGCGTTCCGTTCCGTCACCCTCGTAGTTCGGGTTCTTCAGCGTGACATGCAGGTAGAACGCATCCTCCTGTTCGTCGTACTGAAGCGTGGCGATCGACGCATCCCACGCCTCACTCTCGTAGTACCTGCCGAACGGCGTGTCTTCGCGTTCGTCCTCGGGTGGGAGGACGTATTCAGCAGTGACTCTGCCGTCGGGGGTAGAGAGCGTGGCGTAGTCGTCGTTGAATGACGCAGAGCGTTTGTCGTAGACGACGCTCCACGAGTCGAACTCGGGTTGACTCGTTTGTTCGCCTTGCTTCAGTTTCTCGACGCCGCTTTGGACGGCTTCGATGGCGCGTCGAATGCCTTTCTGGACGAGGTTGGCGGTGAGGTCGGTTTCCTCGCGCAACTCGTCGTACAGGGCGTTTTCGGCTTTGCTCTTGTTGGTGACACAGTAGTCGTCGTAGCGCCACGCCCACTCGCTCGTGCGGTTGGCGCAGTGCAAGAACTGAGCTTTGGTTTGATGGAGGTCGCCACGACGCTCTTCTGGTACGTCGAGTTTGACCGGCACGGTGCGTCGTAGCGCATCGTCCATCTGTGGCTCACATTTACCTTTGTTGCCTAATAAAAGTTTATTAGTAGAGTGGGGGGAGCTGGCCTATCTATAGAACGTAGTTAGTTTCATCGAGTGTCGGCTTCCTCCCCGACCTCAAGGGTCGGGACATCCGCCTCGTACCGCCTGTGAAATACGACACTCGGACGATGACACTATTTGACGACGGAACAGTCTCACTTTCCACGGTCGACGACCGTATTCGGTGCGATCTCACGTTGCCGGACGACGAAGGTGGCTACCAACACCAGTACCTCAACAACGAGGACTGGGAACTCACCGAATCCACGCTCTCTCGGCGTGATGGCGACTACTACCTACATCTCGGCTTTCGCAAACCGAAGCCCGAGAAACAGGTCGAAAAACAGGGCGACGACGAGGACAAGACAGTTCACAGCGTCGACCTCGGCATCGTCAATATCGCCACGACCTCGACGGCCTATTTCGCGTCCGGCAGAGAACTTGGACATCGACACCGGGAGTTCGAGCGGATTCGCGGCAACCTCCAACAGACCGGCACGCAGTCCGCACACCGTACCATCCAGCAGATGAGCGGCAGGGAGTCCCGCTACGTTCGGGATGTGCTGCACCGCGTGGCCAACGACATCATCGAAGAAGCGTTGGAACACAGCTGCGCGTACATCGCGTTCGAGAACCTGCGGCATATTCGGGAACGTGCGCCCCCGGTGAAGGAGTTCCACCAGTGGGCGCACCGACAACTCGTTGACCTCGTGGAGTACAAGGCCGATGCAGAAGGCATCTGTGTGGAGTACGTTGATCCGGAGAACACGAGTCGGCGGTGTCCCGAGTGTGGACACACGAGCGAAGGGAACCGTGCCAGGCAAGCGGAATTCGAATGCGAGAAATGTGGTGCGACAGCGAATGCGGACTATGTTGGAGCGAAGAATGTTAGGTGGCGGTATATCCGTCGGAGCCTACAGTCGTCGCGGCGGACGGGCGACGGTCAACTCGCCCTGAAGTCAGGAACCGTGACGCCGAACCGGGGATTCGTCCCGTCCGACTAACTGTCGGCAGAGGCCGAGTTCACTGACAAGCCCCGCGCCACCGTGCGTGGAGCAGTTGACTGAAGCCATAAATCAGGGTGTTAAGGAGTACTTGATTCTTGGAATCCAATAGGATGTGTCGAGTCATGGAGTCAGTGAATCAATGAATCAGTGAATCCAAGAGATAGGGATTCAATGAATTACCTACTCCGAGAAGCACAGAGTCACTCATTCAGTAACTGCCAGTTGCAACCACCATTCCACGAGGACCCAGCAAAGCGGGGATTCCAGGATGTGTTGAGTCAATGAATCAGTGATTCTTTGATTCCCACCAAATACATCACCAAAACCGCCTGTTAGCGGTTTATACCCTGAATACGGCACTTTAGAATTTCTAGAGCGGGATTCGATGTCTGGCGTAGATTTATGAATCAGTGAATCAATGATCGAACTATGACCGAGTCACCTCGTGGCTGGGGCGTCACACCATCGACTGGTATCCCCACGATCGCCTTCGGCAATCAGAAAGGCGGGACTGGGAAAACAACGGCGACGATAAACAGCGCCGCGGCACTGGCCTCTCGAGACCACGATGTCCTCGCGATCGATATGGATCCACAGGCCGATATGACGAAGGGGCTGGGATTGGGGCCAGGCGATGATAACGATCCGTCAAGCCCGAAGAACGATCTTCCAAATACGCTCGCGACCGATGACGCAAATCTCCTCGATGTCCTCGTTGACAATCCGCGCACGGACAACACAACGCTTTCAGAAATTGTGATCCGCAGCGACGACTACGAACACCTGAATTTCGATCTGGTGCCGAGCCACAAGGACATGGGGCTTGCCCGAGATTGGATGGACGATGCAGGTGCTCGTCTCTCGTTAAAAGTTGCTCTGGAAGAGCTGATTGACGGCGGATACGACTACGATTATATCTTGATAGACTGCCCACCTGATCTCTCGGTTTTGACGGATGCAGCGTTTATCGCGGCACAAAACGTTTTCCTGGCTGCCCAGACCCAAGCGACATCACGGGATGCTCTGGATGACCTCTGGGATCAGCTAGAATCCATCGAAGATAACCAGCAAATCGAGATAGCGATCGTAGGGCTACTGGCCAACATGTACCGAGACGATGGGCAATCACAGAAGTTCCTGGATGCATTCGACGAGTCATATGCGTCACTAGCCCCGATTTTCAAACTCCCAATGCGGGTGGCGATACAGCGTGCGTGGGACAACGGCTGCGATATTTTCGAGTGGGAAGACGCGAACGACCAGCAAGTCGAGCGCGAGCTCTTCCTAGAGGTTGCTGAGACAATGGAACGAGCGTTCGACAAGACGCAGGTGGAGGTGTAAGGATGCCCCGAGGAATGGACGAGCGATTTGAGGATCCGTCAGAAGAAGCAGAAGACAAGGAAGCCACGGTCGATGACGAGCCGACGGAGGCCATGCCGGACGCAAAAAGCCGGGACAGTGACCCGACAACAGCAACCGAAGAGCAATCAGGTCAACAGAGTGCCACCCCCGCTGCGGAGAATAAACCGTCGACCCAGAAATCAGACGATGAACCATTGAACATCAGAGAGGATTGGGATTCGGCCACGATATATGTTGAACCGGAACAGAGTGAGAACATTGAGGTTACATTCACACGATTGAAGAAGCAATTAAAGCGAGAAGACATCACGCTCGAGAAAAACAAACATTTCTATAGGGGTATTTTCGAGGTGGCGTTCGGTGAACATCAGGAAGAAACGAAAGAGAAGATCCGTGAATTGGCAAAGCAAGACCAGGACTAGAACCGGGAAACGATAGCATCGAGGACATCCGTCCCGAGATGATCGGGACGACCCGACGAGGACCGCCTAGCTGAACTCGAGGGACGGTCAGGACCGCTGAAGTGGATCCTCGTCGCCTGCTTCGGCTATCAAGGATTCAGCA harbors:
- a CDS encoding HVO_A0114 family putative DNA-binding protein; translated protein: MTTLQITVGDREQLRQDTLQFVQDSDADDLDSQDGKATLQFGTYDDFVDSLTPLRLELIRAIAEETPESMREAARLVDRDVSDVHSDLKQLEVLGILTLEAGGPSGAIQPVVPFDRIEVHIDYPLIDRDDADSASASA
- a CDS encoding ParA family protein, which gives rise to MTESPRGWGVTPSTGIPTIAFGNQKGGTGKTTATINSAAALASRDHDVLAIDMDPQADMTKGLGLGPGDDNDPSSPKNDLPNTLATDDANLLDVLVDNPRTDNTTLSEIVIRSDDYEHLNFDLVPSHKDMGLARDWMDDAGARLSLKVALEELIDGGYDYDYILIDCPPDLSVLTDAAFIAAQNVFLAAQTQATSRDALDDLWDQLESIEDNQQIEIAIVGLLANMYRDDGQSQKFLDAFDESYASLAPIFKLPMRVAIQRAWDNGCDIFEWEDANDQQVERELFLEVAETMERAFDKTQVEV
- a CDS encoding HepT-like ribonuclease domain-containing protein, translated to MTEVLDYLDDILEAVEKIERFTEGMDYAEFVEDSTTVDSLLRNFEVIDEAAKNVPESDLGVIVEQAVTAYQRAVDGGW
- a CDS encoding RNA-guided endonuclease InsQ/TnpB family protein — its product is MDDALRRTVPVKLDVPEERRGDLHQTKAQFLHCANRTSEWAWRYDDYCVTNKSKAENALYDELREETDLTANLVQKGIRRAIEAVQSGVEKLKQGEQTSQPEFDSWSVVYDKRSASFNDDYATLSTPDGRVTAEYVLPPEDEREDTPFGRYYESEAWDASIATLQYDEQEDAFYLHVTLKNPNYEGDGTERQESESRSEGAENGVVLGVDLNVTGAFAVTSTGEFIGSADSLTHKRNQYEQRRAKLQQTGTRSAHLTMQSIGSRLSDWSLDWLHNRANDLITEAQDADVDGIIFETLDHIRENIANGSKFQQWAYAKFVELVEYKVESTELFVDTVNPAYTSQRCSHCGFTHEDNRDDKAFECQSCGYEVNADYNAAKNIANRYCGYIHRGQKSRGGWATSQLALKSGTLSVNGDYTPTELLG
- a CDS encoding RNA-guided endonuclease InsQ/TnpB family protein; translation: MLEVHRTHQAKILNHGQVEESLDRHGWSASKLWNVANYYSREVWDETGEIPDHGDLKDELKTHNKYKGLHSQSSQRVLEELAESFNSWYGSEDDRDNPPGYRKENYYDQQGRRVHEEHPRSTVTWKQKGIRHDSKNDRVRLSKGRNHKEYPRAREYILVEYETAPGVTVENLQQVRAVYDNSNGHWELHLVCKDEVETPDAPGTETAGIDLGICNFATVAYSTEEADLYPGNRLKQDGYYFPKEIAKCDDSGGEEATRLHAKWSERRTHFFHSLAKHIVQRCVEKQVGRINVGDLEGIREDEDGGSKNWGRHGNLDLHGWAFDRFTDLLEYKAKVEGIEVVEVSERDTSKTCCMCGRENESQRVERGLYVCEECDAAFNADVNGAENIRLDMNESNSESSASLDGDRSTGWLAQPGVYLYDLSSGFQPQDQVVDCKP
- a CDS encoding toxin-antitoxin system TumE family protein, with amino-acid sequence MPQEPLFQYTHVEAGLVENVVLRPTDDTETYPSGWKYTLHLGTLDDLTLVRYDNSHEDTKGHEHHTAAGDRDDVEFPGMEDRLVEFWASADEYWEAVGGNPPRPH